The DNA segment AATCCCACACGCTACCACCTTGCACTTGCGGATGTTCGTAGACAAAGTCCCATAGCTCCTTGAGATTGCCGCCAGCGTTGCCCATAGTGTGGGCATATTCCACCCAGATAAACGGTTGCTCAGGATATTTGCCCAAGTATTGAGTGCTGATTTCATTTCGGTCGGCGTACATCCAACCAATCACATCGGTCATCTTCTCTTTGAACCAAGTTTCGCGAGTTTCAAATTGCACGATGCGATTGTCTTCAATGGATTTCACGTACTGATAGGCCGCAGACATATTCGGGCCGGGGCCAATCTCATTCCCCAGTGACCAAGAGATAATGGATGGATGGTTCTTATCGCGGGCAATCATGCCGTGCACGCGGTCAAGAATCGCCGCTTTAAATTGCGGATCGTTGCCGATATTGCCCTCCGGGGTGAAGCCGTATCCGTGAGATTCGATATTAGCTTCGTCCACCACATACAATCCATATTGGTCGCACAGTTGGTACCAGTAAGGATCGTTGGGGTAATGCGAGTTACGCACTGTGTTGACGTTAAATTGCTTCATCAACTCGATGTCACGCAGCATGCTTTCACGACTAACCACTTGGCCGTGTTTCGCCTCAATCTCGTGACGATTAACTCCTTTGATTATGATGGGTTGGCCGTTAACTAACAGCTGGCCTTTTTCGATTTTTACATTGCGAAAGCCCAAACCTTGGCGCACGACTTGGTCCGCTTCGCCTTTACGGCTAAGGGTTAATACTAAGTCATAGAGCTTGGGCGCTTCGGCCGACCACGCAGCCACTTTGGCAAACTCGTGAGTCTTGTCGATGGTCTCGGTTTTCCCCGCCGCGATGGTGACATCGGTTTTGTTTTGCCACAGCAATTTATCACCGTCGTATACCGCAGCGTGCAGTGACACATCTTGGGCTTTGTTATCGCTGTTTTGCAGTTGGACGCTAAGATCAAGCAAACCATCTTGATAGCTGTTTTTCAGCGAAGTATCGGCATGGAAATCCCACAACTGTACTTTGGGGACAACTTGCAGGAACACATTGCGCTGAATACCACTCATGCGCCACATGTCTTGGTCTTCTAAGTAACTGCCATCGCTCCAGCGAAAGACTTGCAATGACAGGCTATTTTGACCTTTTTTGACGAAATCTGTGATATCAAATTCTGCGGGCAATTTGCCATCTTGGCTGTAGCCGACTTTTTTGCCGTTTACCCAGACATAGAAGGCGGACTTGACCGATCCAAAGTGCAAAATGATGCGTTTGTCCTGCCAATCATCGGCAACCGTAAAATCACGGCGATAAGAGCCCACAGGATCATATTCTGGTGCTAAAGGTTTGTTTTTGGGAAAGCCGTAACCGTGATTAACATAGATAGGATAATCATAGCCTTGCAGTTGCCAGTTGGATGGCACTTTGATTAATGGCCACTGAGACACATCGAAATCTTCTTTGAAGAAGTCCAATGGCCGCTCGGCGGGAGTTTTGACAAAGTTAAAGTGCCATTCCCCGTTGAGAGAATGGTATTGATCTGAGGCTTGCTCCTCCCCAGCCATGGCTAATGACTTACTAGGGTAGGAGATAAAATAAGCCCTGTCGGGCAATGAGTTAATGGCAAATACCGCTGGGTTTTCCCAGTCATTAAGATTTTTTGCTTGTAGTTGCTGGTACGGCACACATGACAATAAGCCGAGCACCACAGTGCACGCTCTACTGCGCTTGAAAAGATGGCTAATCATAAAGTTTCCCTAATATTAAGCGTTCACTAGTGTGTAACTATGAGGTCAGGTTTTGTGCCTGTATTATTATTTGAAGTTATACACTTGCTTTACTATTCCGTAAGCCAACTTGTAAGCCAGTATTTTGGCTTCCACTCACTTGATCTGAGCCAGTTATAGTGGATTTTTTGTCAAAGATGATTGTTGAATTTTCCCCTTGTTAGATCGAATAACCGCAAACACTATGCCGTCTGGTTTACTAGGAATCAACTTCAATATACTTAAATGTCCTTATCTTATCGGTCAGCAGGCATTGATCAGTGAATGCTTTACGCTGACAAAATAGGTGGGATTGAAAGCCTAATGTGATTGTCGTTTCAGCTTAAAATTGCAACAGCAGATGGTGTCGAGATGTTTGGCACGAAATGGGCACAAATTTAGAAAAACGGCGAATTGTGGGGGAACAGCGGTAAATGTGGACCAAACAATAAAGGCAAAATCAGGCTGAGCCGAAGGGTGGGGCATGTTTGAATGTTTTTGCAAAAAAACTAAAACAGGCTCGAAGATTTTATCTCAGGCACAAATAAAAATTAAGAATCTTGATGGAAGATTATATAAAATTGAGGTTTTAAAGGGAGTTAAAGCTAGAAATGGTACACCCGAGTGGACTCGAACCACCGACCCCTACCATGTCAAGGTAGTGCTCTAACCAACTGAGCTACGGGTGCACTGTTTACTTTTTAATAAGTAATTCACTTTTTAGACTCTGTGAAGAGAGTGGTACACCCGAGTGGACTCGAACCACCGACCCCTACCATGTCAAGGTAGTGCTCTAACCAACTGAGCTACGGGTGCATTGTTTTAATCGTTGCCTCAACACAACTTTGCGTTGTGCTTCGGAACGAGCGCTATATTAGGGGGATAGCGAAAGGCTGGCAAGCAAAAAAATGAATTTTATTGCCAAATGGTGAATTGCTGTGCAACTTGTCCAGTGTTTCAGCAAAGTTGTTGATAAAACGGCAAGTTAGACTGTGATGCGGGCCAAAATCACCCCGCGCGAGATAAAACGACGAGCCAAATGCTCGCCGTTTTATCTTTCAATCTGCTTAATGATGCACGCTGTCGCCTTCAATCAAACTTAAATGCACACCATGCTTTTGAATATAACGAAGGCGGATGAAAAACAACAGCGCCGCCGAGGTGAGGCCGGCAATTAATCCTGTCCAAAAACCATGGGCGCCCATGGCGGGTACGATAAAGTCGGTATACGCCAAGGTATAACCTAATGTCATGCCTATGCCCCAGTAGGAAAACAGCGTAATATAAAACGCACTGCGGGTATCTTTATATCCACGCAAGGCGCCGGCGGCGACCACTTGGACTGAGTCTGATAATTGATACAGCGCGGCCATCAGCATCAAACTGCCCGCAAGCACCACCACTTCTGGGTCGCTGTTATACAACTCGGCGATTTGGAAGCGGAATAACACCGTTAAGATTGCCGTCGACAAGGCCAATGAAAGCGCCAACCACAATCCGACCTTTGCCACCACGGCAGAAATATCCGCGCGATCGCGGCCAAGGTAGTAGCCAATACGAATCGAGACGGCAATACCAATCGAGAGTGGCAACATAAATACTATGGCGGAGAAGTTCAGCGCAATCTGATGACTGGCCACCACAGTCGCTCCTAATGGCGCCAACAGCAGGGCAATAATTGCAAATAGGCTCACCTCAAAGAAGAGCGCCATCGCAATCGGCATCCCAAGCTTAGTCATCTTCTTCATGGTGGCAAAATCAGGGCGATGGAACTGGCTAAAGGGCGCCAATGCGGCAAACTTTTTATGTAGCTGCATATAAATCGTCATGGCAATCAACATGGCCCAAAACACTAGAGCTGTCGCGACACCACAACCGGCGCCGCCCATGGCAGGCATGCCGAAATGACCATAGATAAAGATATAGTTCGCCGGAATATTCACCGCTAATCCCACGAATCCGATGATCATGGTCGGTAATGTGTAAGATATTCCTTCGCTGCAACCGCGTAATACCTGATAGAGCACAAATGCGGGCGCGCCCCATAAAATACCGTCGATATATCCTATGGTTAAGTTGTACAATTGGGGCTCTAAATTCATATGGCTGAGCACGAGTGGGGCGGATGCAAGAAACGCCATCACGCCAATGCCACCAATTAAGGCCAGATAAGCGCCTTGAAACGCCAGCGGTTGAATCGCTTTCTGATTATTTGCGCCATTATGATGGGCAAATAACGGCGTAAACGCCATCAGCAACCCTTGGACGAATAAGATGGCGGGTAACCAAAGACTGGTTCCTACGGCCACGGCAGCCATATCGACAGCACTGACGCGGCCCGCCATGACAGTATCGATAAACCCCATCATGGTTTGGGTTACTTGGGCGATCAACACAGGGAGTGCGAGTTGAATTAAGCGTTTGGCCTGAAAGCCTGAATGATTCATAAATACAGCCTTTAACGAATAAGCGAGCAAAAAATGTTTACTGGTATAGTTCAAGCCACCTGTGAGGTGGTTGCAATACATAAGAAAGATGGCCTAAATACCCTTGAGGTAGCGTTTAAACCTGATTTGCATGAGGGACTTGCGATTGGCGCAAGTGTGGCAAATAACGGGGTATGTCTGACGGTGACTCAGGTCGTTGATGATAGGGTATTTTTCGATGTAGTGGAAGAGACCTTAA comes from the Shewanella mangrovisoli genome and includes:
- a CDS encoding glycoside hydrolase family 2 TIM barrel-domain containing protein; translated protein: MISHLFKRSRACTVVLGLLSCVPYQQLQAKNLNDWENPAVFAINSLPDRAYFISYPSKSLAMAGEEQASDQYHSLNGEWHFNFVKTPAERPLDFFKEDFDVSQWPLIKVPSNWQLQGYDYPIYVNHGYGFPKNKPLAPEYDPVGSYRRDFTVADDWQDKRIILHFGSVKSAFYVWVNGKKVGYSQDGKLPAEFDITDFVKKGQNSLSLQVFRWSDGSYLEDQDMWRMSGIQRNVFLQVVPKVQLWDFHADTSLKNSYQDGLLDLSVQLQNSDNKAQDVSLHAAVYDGDKLLWQNKTDVTIAAGKTETIDKTHEFAKVAAWSAEAPKLYDLVLTLSRKGEADQVVRQGLGFRNVKIEKGQLLVNGQPIIIKGVNRHEIEAKHGQVVSRESMLRDIELMKQFNVNTVRNSHYPNDPYWYQLCDQYGLYVVDEANIESHGYGFTPEGNIGNDPQFKAAILDRVHGMIARDKNHPSIISWSLGNEIGPGPNMSAAYQYVKSIEDNRIVQFETRETWFKEKMTDVIGWMYADRNEISTQYLGKYPEQPFIWVEYAHTMGNAGGNLKELWDFVYEHPQVQGGSVWDWVDQGLEQTDANGNVYYAYGGDFEPKGTRNANNYLANGLVGSDREPHPSLYELKKLYQNIVVTPKDNGQYEVLNRNFFNDLSNVTGKWTLRENGVAVQQGELPTLLTKPQTTSTISVDALKAYPYQDDKEYLLDFKFVSKAKQGVIPAGHVMAADQFLLKTPMAAPVLASAKQLELQQTADEVSVISDAVKVTFNKQTGRLQSYRVKGVELVNVGEGLFPNFWRALTDKDYGNRLGEQSVVFKAAVETAKITNVDVQQTNGKAKVTFSINFPTLHSDASISYQVGAKGEVLVDYQARLAKDLPEMPRFGLKMQLPDGFNHVSWYGRGPWENYQDRKYAADLGIYHANVSELYTPYIRPQENGNRSDTRWLTITNKAGVGLKVIGDPQFDFTAHHNTIADFDYPKEAQRHINDIQPRPMTELILDLRQRGAGGDNSWGATPYDNYRLLPEQQQDYRLQLLLQPINQ
- a CDS encoding MATE family efflux transporter, coding for MNHSGFQAKRLIQLALPVLIAQVTQTMMGFIDTVMAGRVSAVDMAAVAVGTSLWLPAILFVQGLLMAFTPLFAHHNGANNQKAIQPLAFQGAYLALIGGIGVMAFLASAPLVLSHMNLEPQLYNLTIGYIDGILWGAPAFVLYQVLRGCSEGISYTLPTMIIGFVGLAVNIPANYIFIYGHFGMPAMGGAGCGVATALVFWAMLIAMTIYMQLHKKFAALAPFSQFHRPDFATMKKMTKLGMPIAMALFFEVSLFAIIALLLAPLGATVVASHQIALNFSAIVFMLPLSIGIAVSIRIGYYLGRDRADISAVVAKVGLWLALSLALSTAILTVLFRFQIAELYNSDPEVVVLAGSLMLMAALYQLSDSVQVVAAGALRGYKDTRSAFYITLFSYWGIGMTLGYTLAYTDFIVPAMGAHGFWTGLIAGLTSAALLFFIRLRYIQKHGVHLSLIEGDSVHH